The Fodinibius saliphilus genomic interval AAACTCTTGGTTTGGAACACCAAACTGATTGATTACCATATCCTTGAATTTTAAAATCGATGAATCATGGTATTTTTTCCAGAGCTTTTCTGTAAATCTATATGCACGATCAGGCATATTTTCCCATCCATAGTATTTCAATAGTCGTTCTACATCCTGTGTATACCATTCGCCATTGCTCAGCAGAAGCCGTTCAAGTACAGTAATCGCTAATGGCGTTCTATCAAATTCAATAGCCAGCGACAATACCTTTTCTCGCAATTCTCGGCTATTGTGATTGCTGCTATATGCAGCTAACGCCTTTTCGAGCCGCTTATCTGTCCACTGTTGTGTTCCTTCAACTTCAGATTCCGGAGGATTCATATAATCCTGGTAATCACTTTTCACCTTTGATACAAGCTGCCCCCTTTCTCGCACCTCCTCGCTCTCCAAGACCGGCATTTCCAGGGAATCAGAAGTTGTTTTAAACTGATACAAAGCGCCATCCCATAATGGAGACTGCTCAAACGCAATATCTGATGTCGAAAGCGCTTGTTCTACAACCGGTTGATTCGCTTCGCTTACATAAGTAAACCAATATTTTGATTCATTTTTTGAGTACCGTCTATCCATGGGGACGGTCGAAATTTTAAGTACGTTATCCTCATAACTGTACTTACTGTACGTATTGAGCCATCTTTGTGCAATGGGTGCTGCTTCTTTTACAGCTAGAAAACGTGAAACAGGGTATCGTTCCAAAGTTTCATCCACACGGTTTTTAAAAACCTCATACAAACCAATATCATGTTCGTCATTGCTATGCCAACCTAATCCCCGGGGATTTCTGCTCCTATATTTATCTTGAGAGCGCTGGTGAACCTGGAAAACATCATCAGGGTGAACAAAATGATTCCAGATTCCGGTAAAAAGGAAGAGACTATTTTGATTAAAGTTTGAAGCATTATCGTTCACATACCCACTTGTAATTCGGGGATAATCAAATAACTCTGGAGCATAAGGCTCAGGACCAAATTCACGATCTCCTCCCTCCTCAAAACTACCCAGATAAATAGAACTTATGTACTTAATACTAGGCATGGTTAAAGAAATTGCTTGTATACCTAATGAATCAATATTGTTTGTAGGTGGTACATAGGATACGGGAAAACTCCCCAGATTATCTATTCGCCACCGCTTTTTAACAGCCTGCAGAGAGGCTTGCATAAACTGAATATTACTCCAATCCTTCTTCCAAAGAGAAAAGTGATTGTAGCCGTGCAATCCCAGCTCATGCCGCGAGTCACGAATATCCCGGGCAAGCCAGGCACTAGCATTATATGTTTCCCCATCAAAAGTTATCTTTCCAGACTTCCATTCTTTAAAATCGAAAGGTGGCACCACCACAGCATTATAATTAAAGGCCATAACTGCTGTATAGTCCATATTATAGGTGTTGGCCAGTCTTTTCATATCAGGCCACCAAATTCGAGCAACAAAATCAGCGTGTGTGGTATCATATTCTTCATCCACAGGTTCTAATTTTTCATTATATAGGGGAGCTGGAAAGTCATCCAAAAATATGGTGCTTACATTAGCAACCCGGTATGGGATACCCTCAAGGGCTTTTAATCCTACGGAAAACAGTAATCCGCGATAACTTTTATCGGTCATAACGGTTGTATTGAAATAGATAGAACGCCCCTTTCCTATATCTCTTTGTATGATTGCCGGGTATTCGGAATTTGTGGATGCTGTTGCTAATACCGACTTGTCATCTACAAAATACTCACCACCAAAGCCATTATGAATAAAAGTTGCCCTATTTTGATATTGCTTACCCTTATAATGGGGAAAGACATTTTTCTTAAAGGTAAACCCTTCTGCTGTTTTATTAAGCACCGGATTTTTATTCGGATCTAAACCGGTAAAATACTGGAATCGCTCATCATAAAGGGGCGATAATATTACCAACTGATTT includes:
- a CDS encoding DUF2194 domain-containing protein; this translates as MNRLYLYLCAVILVIATLGGCRGGCSSDRQVTIQNFEESKPLVMVVKNRFDSSSISSNENVTQALEYAKIPYQTHDLTLGDSELEIPKSIKVIYFSTDRVEQMKEKEVEMLLEFVAEGNQLVILSPLYDERFQYFTGLDPNKNPVLNKTAEGFTFKKNVFPHYKGKQYQNRATFIHNGFGGEYFVDDKSVLATASTNSEYPAIIQRDIGKGRSIYFNTTVMTDKSYRGLLFSVGLKALEGIPYRVANVSTIFLDDFPAPLYNEKLEPVDEEYDTTHADFVARIWWPDMKRLANTYNMDYTAVMAFNYNAVVVPPFDFKEWKSGKITFDGETYNASAWLARDIRDSRHELGLHGYNHFSLWKKDWSNIQFMQASLQAVKKRWRIDNLGSFPVSYVPPTNNIDSLGIQAISLTMPSIKYISSIYLGSFEEGGDREFGPEPYAPELFDYPRITSGYVNDNASNFNQNSLFLFTGIWNHFVHPDDVFQVHQRSQDKYRSRNPRGLGWHSNDEHDIGLYEVFKNRVDETLERYPVSRFLAVKEAAPIAQRWLNTYSKYSYEDNVLKISTVPMDRRYSKNESKYWFTYVSEANQPVVEQALSTSDIAFEQSPLWDGALYQFKTTSDSLEMPVLESEEVRERGQLVSKVKSDYQDYMNPPESEVEGTQQWTDKRLEKALAAYSSNHNSRELREKVLSLAIEFDRTPLAITVLERLLLSNGEWYTQDVERLLKYYGWENMPDRAYRFTEKLWKKYHDSSILKFKDMVINQFGVPNQEFRDRWLQRAYNLTPDNPELLKSLLQASDTWGKRKKYISELIDLNPRSDSLYGYAIEQSIFYGDADQTINLLQSFPDSTFVERQIIPYADQIAYRYAEKNQLTRAGLWAKKSEEIAETTKLGWLMQQQRYNAFIDRSKQYLDKNPENNSLRTYIGQQLIYAKFRDLGYETLYPLFETGEAEKESKKLVRDEIGYMGYEKQKSFYKKFPAFFSDSLRKAVTSTYRKSEGVIVGSEASFTSDNFENNTGSLGIFGEWGNRTKYVHGLSIHDRYVSSNTLNGNRIDYLYNVNYKYKRNFNNQSSQLILGGSIYSENNSLKPGAQLGYWFAKDSTYTSVEAKLQPVFTNSGLQGDINKIEGTLYREDHWFDNRFQTALSLTAKWYTDKNFSYEGLLKLYYRVLDNNRLTKIRPLVDFSYADAKIGYLTGVPYYTPNNLAVKGAGVELGYQNMRSDPSFSSRLEILGKHSNRDGAFLAASGSVTAQINKYWDLALNGYLSTSKIYRYNSLSLSISYIFPRRLGK